The following DNA comes from Flammeovirgaceae bacterium.
TTAGTTTCAAAAACTGAAGATGGTTGGTTTTGTGGTACTGGTAGCTTGTACTTCAGACCAAACCCAACAAAACTTAACTCAAGGTTTCTTTACTATTATCTCTCTAGCCAACCAATAAAGAAATATTTAGAATTAAATGCAGGTGGCACTACAATGGCAAATCTAAATCTAAAGATTGTAAAGGAAATTCCAATTAAACTACCTGAAATAAAAGAACAAGAGCAAATTGTAAATGAAATAGAAAGCAAACTCACGGTTTGCGATAAAATAGAAGAAACCATCAGGCAAAGCTTGCTACAGGCAGAAACCTTAAAGCAGAGCATATTGAAAAAGGCGTTTGAGGGGAAGTTGGTTACAGCTGTTGCAGAGCAAAAAGAAACAAAAGTTATTCCCCTTTACAAACCTAAAAACGAATATTTCTATCAAATGCAGTTGCTGGGTATTGTTGCCAAAGCATCTAAACAAAAACAAATCGAACACGGAGAAATGACATTGGCAAAATATGCCTATTTAATGGATAAGGTTTATGGTGTTCCTACCTACTTCAACTACAACCGTTGGCATTTAGGACCTTATCCGCCAACGATAAAGAAAGTCATTAACAACAAACAGTATTTCAAAAAATCAGGCAACCACATTGAAGTGCTAAACGAAAAAACATTGTTTAACAGCACCAACCCTCATACTACAAAAATGCAATCAGCCGTAAACGATTTAACTGATATATTTTCAAAATACAGCTCCAAAGAGCGTTCGCATAAAACCGAATTGCTGGCAACTGTTTGTAAAGTAATTGAAGACATTCAAAGCACCGATTTAAAAGTCGTTCGCCAATCAATGGCAGAATGGAAAATTAATTTAAAGGGCGAAAAACATAAAACCAAAGCTGAAAAGTTTAATGAAGCTGAAACTGAAAAGTGTTTGGCATTTATTAAAGAAAAAGGTTGGGATAAAAAACTAATTAAAAGAAATAAAAAATGAATTTTCAAGAAATCATTGTTGTAGTTGAAATCTCCTGCCCTGGGCAGAATCCTCGAATAGAAAGAATTGATGTGATGCAAATTGCAGGTCGTTTCGATAGAGGAATGGTATTAAACGTAGTGCAACAAAACAATCCGGGTTGTGAAGTGCGTCTAATTGATGTCGAATGGGTAATAAATAAAAGCTAATATGACAACATCAAGTATAGTAAGCAAAGTATGGAGTTTCTGTAATCCCCTGCGTGATGTAGGCGTAGGATATGGAGATTATTTAGAGCAACTTACCTATTTGCTTTTCTTAAAAATGGCTGATGAATACAGTAAGCCACCACACAACAGGAAATTACCTATTCCAAAAGGATACAATTGGGAAAGTTTGACCAATAAAAAGGGTGCAGAACTGGAATTACACTATGCAACTTTGCTTCGTGAATTAAGCACCGCTAAAGGTATCTTAGGACAAATATTTACCAAGAGCCAAAACAAAATTCAAGACCCTGCTATGCTTGCCAAAATCATTGATATGATTGATAGTGAGCAATGGTTGGTAATGGGTGCAGATGTGAAAGGGGATATTTACGAAAAACTCTTAGAGCAAAATGCACAAGACGTAAAAAGCGGTGCAGGACAATACTTTACGCCACGCCCTTTGATTCGGGCAATGGTAGAATGTATTCAGCCACAACCAATGAAAACCATTGCTGACCCAAGTTGCGGAACAGGCGGTTTCTTTTTAGCTGCATACGATTACATTGTGGAAAACAACAAACTGGATAAAGAGCAAAACAAGTTTCTGAAAATGCAGACCTTTTTCGGTAACGAAATTGTGGCAGGGACAAGGCGTCTAGCTTTGATGAATTTGTTCTTACATAACATTGGTGACATTGAAAGCGATAATTTCATTTCCCCTGCTGATGCTTTGATTGCGGCCTCTCCAACAACTTATGATTATGTTTTAGCCAATCCACCTTTCGGCAAAAAAAGTTCACAGACTTTTACCAATGACGAAGGAGAACAAGAGAAAGACGATTTAACCTACAACCGCCAAGACTTTTGGGCGACAACAAGTAACAAGCAATTGAACTTTGTGCAACACATACGTTCAATGCTCAAAACCACAGGACAAGCAGCCGTTGTATTGCCTGACAATGTTTTATTTGAAGGTGGTGCAGGTGAGACCGTTCGTAAAAAGCTTTTAGAAACAACCGACTTACATACAATACTTCGTTTACCGACAGGAATATTTTATGCTCAAGGAGTAAAAGCAAATGTGATTTTCTTTGACAACAAACCTGCAAGTAAAAATCCTTGGACAAAAGAGATTTGGGTTTATGACTACAGAACTAATATTCACCACACCTTAAAGAAAAACCCTTTAAACATTGATGTACTTAAAGACTTCATTGACTGCTACAAACCTGACAACAGAAACAAACGAAAAGAAACTTATCATCCTGAAACAAATCCCGAAGGACGTTGGAGAAAGTTCAGCTATGAAGAAATCATTGCAAGAGATAAAACAAGCCTTGACATTTCTTGGCTTAAAGACAAATCACTTGCAGACTTAGACAACTTACCAGACCCCGAAGAACTGGCAGAAGACATTATTGAAAACCTGGAAGCAGGACTAGCAAGTTTTAGAGAAATTATGATGACACTAAATACCAAATAGCCAACGCACAAGGTGTAAGCACATTTGCAATTCGCACAAGCCAACGCACAGACCAAAAATTGCAAAAGAGCTTCCACCTTTGCCACCCAAAAGAGAATTTCAAAATATTTTTCCAACCCTTCAAAAAAAAATAAAACACGCTAACGCACAGACCAACACGACAAAGAAAAATGACACGGAAACTCAACAACGACAATGGTTTACAGACACGGACGACAGAACGCCAGCTGGTAACAGCGGTTTGGCGTAATGGCGGGTGCAGTGCTTCGTATGACAGTTTTGTGGTAGGTTCAAGTGCAGTTCTTCGATTGAACTTTTGTGCTAAAAATCCGCCACTACGCCAAGCCGCAAACCGTTAGGTGCAAGGCGTGAACCCCCACGAAAAAGACCCCTGCGAAACCCCAAACCCGTCTTTGAAAGAAAAGCATCACGCGGCAGGCAGACTTAAAATTAATTGCGCGAAGCGCAAATTTTTTTTGCGGTTTGGAAAAGGACGTATGGAAAAACTAGCCTGGACACCATTTTGCCGGCCTAGGTTAGCTGTTCCTTCGCAGACAAGGTGTGCTGGACGTTTCGGGCCGACCTGGGCGTAAATAAAGAAAAACCGTGGGGCCTTTGGGGAATCCACATTTACCCGGACTTCCATCTAATTGTAGGTCGACTGAAACGCCCAGCACCTAACACTGTGCATGTGACCATGGCGGGGGCTCGGACGTGTTTCCAGGTTTTGTTTTTCTTACTATATTTATGCAGGTGGACAGTGACGAACTGGTCGGGCTTGACATTCCGCTTCGCTCCATTTTCAAGCCCTCCTGGCCCGCCACGTCACATGCACTGACCGTTGGCAACAATTGGGCAGGCACGGTGGACAGTGACGTGTAAGCCACGGCAAGTTGGGTCGACTAAAAATCAAGAGAAGTACAAAAACACAATTATGACTAATCAATCAAATCAATTAAAAAATGGTGACCGATGTACAGTTGTTGGTGGAACCCACAAAGGAAAATCCGGAATTGTGCAAGATTTAAATACGAGCAAGACAGGTCAAATTACAATAACTGTTCTACAGAAAAACGGTGTTCGGTTTAAGACACTTGGTAAAAATGTTGTTGTTCAGGGCAAAGAGTGATGTAGTCGATAAATTTCGTTCACTGAAATTAAATAGGACTCGACTCCATCGCTGACAATTTACAACAAGGTGACAGAGTATATCTCCGTAGACGGTGGAGAAAATAAATTAAAACAAAGGACTGAAAATAAAATTAGTGGAAGCGGATAATTCTCAACACGTGGACTCAATTCATCTCCGCTGACAATAACGGTGGGCTTGAAGGAAAAAATATTGACTCAAAAAATAGGGATTTGGACTTCGTTGATGGTGGAAAACTTGCCGACTTCAAGTCAGCCGACAGTGGAAAATATAGAGACGTCAGACAATATATGGACGAAGCCCAACTGTTGCCAACACAATGCTTGTGACCATTGCGGGGTTCGGTGTTGCGTTTTAGTGTAAGTTTCATAAATTCGTTTCATCACGTGGACAGTTTCGCAGCAGGTCGCAAAAGCCATTCCCTACGGTCATTTGGCTTTTGCTCCAGACCCGCAACGGCACAAGCACCCACGTTAGGTGCAAGGCGTGAACCCCCACGAAAGAGGCCCCTGCGAAACCCCTAAACCCGTCTTTGAAAGAAAAGCATCACGCGGCAGGCGGACTTAAAATTAATTGCGCGAAGCGCAAATTTTTTTTGCGGTTTGGAAAAGGACGTATGGAAAAACCGGCCTGGACACCTTTTTACCGGCCTAGGTTAGCTGTTCCTTCGCAGACAAGGTGTGCTGTTCGTTTCGGGCCGACCTGGGCGCAAATAAAGAAAAACCGAGGGGCCTTTGGGGAATCCACCTGTACCCGGACTTCCATTTAATTGTAGGTCGACTGAAACGCCCAGCACCTAACACTGTGCATGTGACCATGGCGGGGGGCGGGCGTGTTTCCAGATTTTGTTTTTCTTACTATATTTATGCAGGTGGACAGTGACGAACGGGTCGGGCTTGACATTCCGCTGCGCTCCATTTTCAAGCCCTCCTAAACCCGCCACGTCACATGCACTGACCGTTAGCGCCAATGCCATGAAGAGACAGACGACAGGAGAAATAATTAAATTTCTGAAAGACAATGTTGAACCATTGGCGGACAACGCTTATGGACCTGGTTACAGGGCTTCCGTCTATCTGACCGACAATACTTATTTACCCTGCGTTATTTTTAGAAACCCTAAGACCATTATTGAATTAGCAGTAAGACGATTTGACGAAGAGAGAAAAGGAAAGAGCATTTTTGCAAAAGGCTCAGGACTTGGGTACACAGACATAGTAAAAACCTTCGTGACGAAAGGAAACTGTGTCAACGACTATGACATAATAAGAGTTGAGAAAAGTAAATATGTTTTACCGACAGAAATAGCAAGCCAAATTGAAGGAGAAACAACAATGGGTTGGACAGGTTTTGCAGCTAAAATGAAAGATGGAAAATACTTTAGCTTCGGGACAAGTTTC
Coding sequences within:
- a CDS encoding restriction endonuclease subunit S, which gives rise to MKRNNNIPPHWKLVSLVNDLQFIKTGVPEFKGKKKYYSTGSIKEDKITFEGEYEFNNKPSRANRIAKLGDVFQARMKSTDKAILITSELDAQLFSTGFFQIRGDDKLFNKFIYYYLTSNLFKQQKDKLCSGSTQSALNDESAKKIFVPLPPFEEQEAIVAKIEELLSELENGKQQLLTAQQQLKVYRQSLLKWAFESNDYPIFNMVDLNIKIQIGPFGTQLHKEDYIENGIPLINPMHIQNGKIVPNYSYSIRNEKMQSLPNYILKEGDVIMGRRGEMGRCGLVSKTEDGWFCGTGSLYFRPNPTKLNSRFLYYYLSSQPIKKYLELNAGGTTMANLNLKIVKEIPIKLPEIKEQEQIVNEIESKLTVCDKIEETIRQSLLQAETLKQSILKKAFEGKLVTAVAEQKETKVIPLYKPKNEYFYQMQLLGIVAKASKQKQIEHGEMTLAKYAYLMDKVYGVPTYFNYNRWHLGPYPPTIKKVINNKQYFKKSGNHIEVLNEKTLFNSTNPHTTKMQSAVNDLTDIFSKYSSKERSHKTELLATVCKVIEDIQSTDLKVVRQSMAEWKINLKGEKHKTKAEKFNEAETEKCLAFIKEKGWDKKLIKRNKK
- a CDS encoding SAM-dependent DNA methyltransferase; this translates as MTTSSIVSKVWSFCNPLRDVGVGYGDYLEQLTYLLFLKMADEYSKPPHNRKLPIPKGYNWESLTNKKGAELELHYATLLRELSTAKGILGQIFTKSQNKIQDPAMLAKIIDMIDSEQWLVMGADVKGDIYEKLLEQNAQDVKSGAGQYFTPRPLIRAMVECIQPQPMKTIADPSCGTGGFFLAAYDYIVENNKLDKEQNKFLKMQTFFGNEIVAGTRRLALMNLFLHNIGDIESDNFISPADALIAASPTTYDYVLANPPFGKKSSQTFTNDEGEQEKDDLTYNRQDFWATTSNKQLNFVQHIRSMLKTTGQAAVVLPDNVLFEGGAGETVRKKLLETTDLHTILRLPTGIFYAQGVKANVIFFDNKPASKNPWTKEIWVYDYRTNIHHTLKKNPLNIDVLKDFIDCYKPDNRNKRKETYHPETNPEGRWRKFSYEEIIARDKTSLDISWLKDKSLADLDNLPDPEELAEDIIENLEAGLASFREIMMTLNTK
- a CDS encoding KOW motif-containing protein; the encoded protein is MTNQSNQLKNGDRCTVVGGTHKGKSGIVQDLNTSKTGQITITVLQKNGVRFKTLGKNVVVQGKE